From the genome of Oryza glaberrima chromosome 1, OglaRS2, whole genome shotgun sequence:
CAGGGTGTCTTTTTGTATACGTGGAGACTGTTGTGTATGCCATTTTTCTGGAAGGTCATGTAGTATCAACATATCCGTATCGCCGTACCAGTATCACATATCCGTGCATCACAAATaaccatattattttctatatcgATATTTATGATTAAATTGAGTTAAGAATTTCTTTTGTTGTGCGGATAACTGCACTGATTGCAAATCTGCCAATGAGTACCAAAATATTCGTGATTTAGTGCATTGTGTTGCTGTGACTGAATCTGAAAGTTTGGCAGCTAGAATGAATACCAAGTATTGTTGTGCATATCCCcgtggaataagtctattttacctccatCATTGAATGGTTTCctttaaccacaaaaccgggtattaCGTCATCTTCACAAACCAGTGCAAATTACCTTCTTCAGTGGTTTGACAATCGGTTTTTGTTGACGTGGTGCTTGATTGCAGTTGACTCGCCGAGTtggcaggtgggacccacatgtcagcgacttCCACCTCATATCATGCTTTTctccccttctctttcctttctttaATCTCCCTTCTCTCTTACCTTACAGCAGCAACAGAGGCCATGAGGGCTACGGTAGTAGTGAGCCGGATTTGAGGGTGGCGGCAACGACGAAGAAGGGAAAGGAGGATGCGGAGACGAAATAGCAATAGCAGCAGGAAGCGACTGCAgcagcgagagagaggaggttgtggcggcggcggcgaagcggaaGCAGCAGGTGGCTGCTGTGGcggtgagggagaggaggctgcGGAGACGACAGCGTGGAAGCAGCAACAACAGCAGGCGGTGGCGTCGAAGTGGAAATAATAGGTGATTGCAGTGGCGGTGATGGAGATGAGGTTGCTACGACAGCGAGGGAGAGGAAGTGGCGGCATCGAAGCAACAGTAGTAGGCGACCGCGAGGAAGAGGAAGTGGCGGTATCGAATCAGCAGTAGCAGGCGACGGTAGTGACGACATCGACGCAGTGGAATGCGCGGATACTCTCGATGGCttcctcatctccctcctctcttcctcgcCGGCCACCGACCGTGCTACCGCCTTGCTTGGCGATCACTGGCTGTTGTCGTCGGCTTCGTCTCCGGCCACCACCACTGCAGCAACTTGGGACCAACCTGAGACTAGTGTAAATggagtggtatgtgtaagtgggcccgtCTATCGGATGGGCTGGGCTACGCGGTTGTAGAGGTAGGGATGTTACACGACCGACGGTCTTCCTCGTTGGGAGAACCAGATtgggaaaaaaggaaagagaggaTAGAGAAGGAGGAACAAATGtttcactgacaggtgggtcccacctatcatgtTGGTAAAACCCGCTTTCTGAACTACCGAAGTAGTcgatttgcactggtttttaaAGATGAGAGAGATGCTATACctagttttgtggttgagggagaTGATTCAATTAGGAGTAAGAGATGAGAGAGgaaaagtagacttattcttaTCTCCGTAGCCCGGACGTGATCCAACTACTGAGCTCGGACAAATTACGCGGTCTGACTAAGGTGGGTCTAGTTCTCGAACGTTCGCATCTCGCAAACAGATCAATAGGTTTATCGTTGTCGGTTCTAACGACGTGTTTAAGCTCTTACTATATAccccctccgtcctataatataagagattttgacttttttgcttgcactgtttgaccatttgtcttattaaaaaaaattaatatttgcTGCTAGTGAACGCTCCAACACCTCTCGTTCCAACCATCCTTACGTGATTTCCGGCGCGCGTGCAACGCTGGGAGCTACTCAAGCCAGCCCATGGGTTTAAATCTACCTTTTCTCTCCATCCCAGGCCTTAGCCCAACAACACCTTGGTCAACCCAAAACATATTTATACCtagactatatatatacatacaaatTTAAACAATGCAACAGTGTGTAAtctctttctaaaaaaaatatttatatgtgaaaaaaaatctatacataGAAACTTTATACAAAGatattttatacatataaactttatacatagaAAGTTTCTGCATATAAATTTTGCACCTATAAAATTTGCACATATAAATTTCAAACATATTAAAAGAATTGCAAAAACTTTATTTTAAGATCATTAAGGCCCATTAAGACCCATATGCCACTCCAGAGAAAAATAACAAGCCATGTGCTTGTTTTCACGATTTCACGTGTACTAGTGTTTTCGTTTTTTTGGGTAGGAGCATGCAGGCCGCAGGGCGGATAGAAAAGGAAAATCAAGCGGGAATCTAAAAACGGAAATCCGGATTCCTTCGCTGACTTCGCTACCCGCGAACGTTCGCGCATTGGAATAAGGCTTGCAGaaactttttcttaaaaacatcacattaaatatttggacacatgcatagagtattaaatataaataaatttaaaaactaattgtacagttaggggagcacaagacgaatcttttgagcctaattagtccatgattagctataattGCTACGTAACCCACATAtactaatggcggattaattaggctcaaaagattcgtctcgcggtttccagtcgagttatgaaattagtttttttcattcgtgttcaaAAACCTCTTTCGACATCagtcaaacgttcgatatgacacccaaaacttttattttcgcgaactaaacaggccctaagtcaATTTGCTGTCCCTCGAATTTACGTTGAGTCTGATAGATTACCAGATTTGCCCTTTGTACTGCTTAGACCTCCCCAGAAAACGTGTCACCTCGTGACCCCGTCCAGTCCCGCAGGGGCAAAACCGTCCTTCAGACTCTCCTCCTGATTCGGCGCCGCCCATCAGTCCATCCGCCCCAGAGGCCCCCACCCCCCAGGTCTCCCCCTCCATTCGCATCGATAAAACCAGCCCGAGCCGCGCGTGATCCCGACGTTTCTGTAGCTTGATCTTTCTAGCATCTCTGCTACTGCTAGTAATTGGCAAGCTCCAGCCTCCAACCTTCTCAATTCCCTAGCTTTGATTCTGAATAATAGGAAGACCCACACATCGGAGATGATGGTTGACAATATTGCTCGCCGGGAAGCGGAGGCCGACGGCGGTGCTTCCAAgatcgcggcggcgctggggctGTTCGGCGTCGCCACGGCCTCTCTGATCATCAACCTGGTCGCCGCGTTCGACCCACCGCAGGGCTTCGCTGAAAGCGCCTGCTACCACCTCGCTCTTGTGGGGTCCTTCCTCGCCGGAATGGGCCAGGTTGGCGCGGCCATCTGGGTCGCCGACGACCCACGCAGCTACCGTGCCGCCGTCGGCAAGAAGATCATGATCGCCTCCATCgcgccgctcgtcgtcgccatcggccTCACCGGAGAGGCACTGCTCTGGTAATTCCACTACACGTACCAACACCATGGATCGGAGCGAGTGTATCTTGTACTACTATCTTACTTAGTGGAGTCGCGTGATAGTGTGATGATGCTTCTTACTTGATGTTTTTGTCTACTGGCTACTGCTGTTTGTGTTAGTTGATCAATGCTTGGATTGATGAATATTTGATGTAAATTTTAAGTCCATACTATTGTGTACTACAATCAATgaaaaatttctcaaaaaaaaaaactgctaatGAGGGGAACAGAGTATATGGAATTTTGGAGTACTCCAATTTTCACtgacgccggcgagcatgcgcttCCTGATCACCAATTCAAGGTGcacttcccgccgccgccggcgggggtATTTACCGCTCCGGCGACGGTGGTGCGGCCGGCATGCCGCCGCCTTGTCCTCCCTGGGGAAGCAGccgctgtgagcctgt
Proteins encoded in this window:
- the LOC127760642 gene encoding uncharacterized protein LOC127760642 encodes the protein MMVDNIARREAEADGGASKIAAALGLFGVATASLIINLVAAFDPPQGFAESACYHLALVGSFLAGMGQVGAAIWVADDPRSYRAAVGKKIMIASIAPLVVAIGLTGEALLW